A single region of the Microbulbifer sp. MKSA007 genome encodes:
- a CDS encoding carboxy terminal-processing peptidase, producing MLTNRIAAYFSGFLVIGLLSTSVLAEPERIAPEEGQGGTAQEIVSKLEMLHYNKIKIGDEMSENLWNEYIDALDPTKSYFLASDIDEFRAWEAEMDDQLRAGDVTAGFSIYNRFRLRMGDRLDNILSQLEKGLPAYDFSREETLELDREESQWPNSISAADELWRKRLKSSILNLRLTGKTDEEIQDLLVRRYKGQKKRLEQQKSDDVFELYMNSLTRLYDPHSNYLSPRSLENFNMSMSLSLEGIGAVLQADEEYTKVARLVHGGPADRTGKIKPNDKIVGVGQDKEGEMVDVVGWRLDDVVDLIRGKAGTYVRLETIPTGGDGTHKTILIKRSKVKLEDQAAKKAVFEFSDGSKSYKIGVINLPTFYIDFDAYRRRDPNYKSTTRDVARLLSELKEEKVDGIILDLRNNGGGSLQEATMLTDLFIDQGPVVQIRHANEQISRHNRSRSRAMYRGPLMVLINRLSASASEIFAGAIQDYNRGLVVGNQSFGKGTVQTMAPLKEGQLKITQSKFYRVSGDSTQHAGVKPDIDMPQLIDAENVGESAYDTALPWDRIHAVPHAKYFNLKMLIPNLITKHNKRTETDPDFVFLRDQFKFDAERADKKYVSLNESTRENERKSVNQRLLDMENRRRKAKGLEPYENFEAYEESESEEVANIGGPVEIKLEKDPILNEAGYIMADFIGLADKASKAPPQVANF from the coding sequence ATGCTTACCAATCGGATCGCCGCTTACTTTTCCGGCTTCTTGGTCATTGGCCTTCTTTCCACAAGCGTTCTGGCAGAGCCAGAGCGAATAGCCCCCGAAGAGGGGCAAGGTGGTACTGCACAAGAGATAGTCAGCAAGCTTGAAATGCTGCACTACAACAAAATCAAAATCGGCGACGAAATGTCCGAGAACTTGTGGAACGAGTATATCGATGCACTCGACCCCACTAAAAGTTACTTCCTCGCCTCTGATATCGACGAATTCCGCGCGTGGGAAGCAGAGATGGATGACCAGCTTCGCGCTGGTGATGTCACCGCTGGGTTCAGTATCTATAACCGTTTCCGCCTGCGTATGGGCGACCGGCTAGATAACATCCTGTCCCAACTAGAGAAAGGCCTGCCCGCCTATGACTTTTCTCGGGAAGAGACCCTTGAGCTGGATCGGGAGGAAAGCCAGTGGCCCAACTCGATCAGCGCTGCAGATGAGCTTTGGCGTAAGCGCTTAAAGAGCAGCATCCTGAATCTTCGCCTTACCGGTAAGACCGATGAGGAAATCCAGGACCTTCTTGTGCGCCGTTACAAAGGCCAAAAGAAGCGCCTCGAGCAGCAGAAGAGCGACGACGTTTTTGAACTCTATATGAATTCGTTGACTCGTCTCTACGATCCGCACAGCAATTACCTGTCACCGCGCTCATTGGAAAACTTCAATATGAGCATGTCCCTCTCCTTGGAGGGTATCGGTGCTGTGCTGCAGGCAGACGAGGAGTACACCAAAGTTGCTCGCCTGGTACACGGTGGTCCAGCCGACCGCACCGGCAAGATCAAGCCCAACGATAAAATCGTGGGTGTTGGCCAGGATAAAGAAGGCGAAATGGTCGATGTAGTGGGCTGGCGCCTGGATGATGTTGTCGACTTGATTCGCGGCAAGGCCGGTACCTATGTTCGCCTGGAGACCATCCCCACTGGTGGCGACGGTACTCACAAGACTATCTTGATCAAGCGCAGCAAAGTTAAGCTTGAAGATCAGGCGGCCAAGAAGGCAGTGTTTGAATTCTCTGACGGCAGTAAGAGTTACAAGATCGGAGTGATTAACCTGCCGACCTTCTATATCGACTTCGATGCCTATCGCCGCCGCGACCCCAACTATAAGAGCACCACGCGAGACGTTGCCCGTCTGCTGAGTGAGCTTAAAGAGGAAAAGGTTGACGGTATTATTCTGGATCTTCGCAACAATGGCGGTGGTTCACTGCAAGAAGCCACCATGCTCACAGACCTGTTTATTGATCAGGGCCCTGTTGTGCAGATCCGCCACGCCAATGAGCAGATTTCCCGCCATAACCGCTCGCGCTCCCGAGCCATGTACCGCGGGCCGCTGATGGTATTGATTAATCGCTTGTCGGCCTCTGCATCCGAGATTTTTGCCGGTGCAATCCAGGATTACAACCGCGGCCTGGTAGTAGGCAACCAATCATTTGGTAAGGGTACTGTGCAAACTATGGCTCCCCTGAAGGAAGGCCAGTTGAAAATTACCCAGTCCAAGTTCTACCGGGTTTCCGGAGACAGCACACAGCATGCGGGTGTGAAGCCGGACATCGATATGCCACAGTTGATTGATGCCGAAAATGTGGGTGAGAGTGCGTACGATACTGCCCTGCCCTGGGACCGTATCCACGCTGTGCCTCATGCGAAGTATTTCAACTTGAAGATGCTGATCCCGAACTTGATTACCAAGCACAACAAGCGCACGGAAACAGATCCAGATTTTGTTTTCCTGCGCGATCAGTTCAAGTTCGACGCCGAGCGGGCTGACAAGAAGTATGTCTCTCTCAACGAATCAACTAGAGAGAATGAGCGCAAGTCCGTTAATCAGCGATTGCTGGATATGGAAAACCGTCGCCGCAAAGCTAAAGGCCTTGAACCCTACGAGAACTTTGAGGCATACGAAGAAAGCGAATCTGAAGAGGTGGCTAACATTGGTGGTCCTGTAGAGATCAAGTTGGAAAAAGATCCAATTTTGAATGAAGCGGGCTATATAATGGCGGACTTTATCGGCCTGGCCGATAAGGCCAGCAAGGCGCCGCCCCAAGTTGCCAACTTCTAA